ATTATACAATAATAAATTAGCGAATTAGTTATTGCTGACAAAGACActtaaaaccaaacaaaagccAATAAGATTCCaagatgtcaaaaaaaaaaaatcaaagtacaACTAACACAACTTGACAAAGCCCAGGTTCGCGGAATAGAAGCACAGTCCTTTACACTTCATAATCTTCTCATTTAAAgccattttcttaattttgtccGACAGACTTTCACCTCTTCTAGAATGGATCAGAGTTTGAGGGATGTTGCTCAACAGGGAAACATTGATGCCCTGTACGCATTGATACGGATGGATGTAAAAGTTTTGGATAGGATCGACGAGTTACCGTTTGTTGAGAGTCCTTTACATGTAGCTGCATTTGCGGGGCACACTCGATTTGCCTCAGAGATCATGAGGTTAAAGCAGTCATTTTCTAAGAAGCCTAATGAAGATGGCTTTACCCCTGTGCACCTTGCTTTGCAAAATAACCAAACCGAAGTGGTGCGCCAGCTACTTGATGTTGATGAAGACCTTGTTCGTGTTCAAGGAAAGGAGGGTGTGACTCCTTTGCATTATGTAGCTCAAACAGGAAATCTTGTTCTTTTGgctgaatttttaaatgtttgccCCAAGTCTATAAAAAATGTAACAATTCGAAGAGATACTGCTTTTCATATTGCCCTGAAAAACAACCAGGTAGATGCTTTTAACATCCTTATGAACTGGTATGAGAGGACCAGGTTTAATGATAAGTTGGCCTCACATAACAAACAAGACAAAGATGCCTTATTGTCGGGCGTAGGGGACCTGCTGAATTCAAAGGATGAGGAAGGCAACACTTTGTTGCACGTTGCAGTATCTCAAAATCAACTACAGGCAAGTTCTCTCCACTCATAGTTTCtatatattaagaaatattGAGTCGGCATTTTAGTGCTCTATTTTGTTGCTCGAATGAATGATATTAAGGATTCAATTTTAGAAACATGCTAAAAATTGacttcaaatgattttttttttttctttaatttgtaacATTACCTTATTGTACGTTTTCCATTTTGAAGTGACGGGATTACTAATTGTGCATGACTGCGTCATACAGGTCGTGGAGCGATTATTGAATAGTGATGGAGTTACAATAAACTCTGAGAATTTAGAGGGCTGTACCATCTGGCAAGGGCAAAGGCCAATCAGCCGTGAGATGGAGCATATGCTACATGAAGCTAGAGAAGTTTTACGTCTTTCTCCTAGTCGTAGAGCTATTACTCATGAAGTTTACCTCAGATATAACTTTGATCGTGATTTCCAAACGTTTATGCTTCGTCTACAAATGCGTCTACCGAATGAGTTGCGTAGTATCCTGTTGGTAGTTGCGGTGCTTTATTTAACAATCAACTTCCAATTGGTACTCACCCCCCCGGGAGGACTTTGGCAAGATAACTGCGATCCTCAACACAATCCAGTCGGTAATTGCACAGTCCCACACCAGGCAGGGAAGGTAATCATGGATGACCACtatttcttcctactttatgatatttttaattttatcagcTTTTGTATAACAATGGGCCTATTAATCGTACTCCTCCCATGGAGTAGTCCTCTTTGTTTAGTTTTCCTACTACCCatgtttctcctctttttttgcTATGCAATTGCACATGATATCGTGACTCCATCTTGATTTAGTAAACTAGATCATAGTTGGTGGTGAAGTTTGTCTGTCCTACTTTCGTTGTTTCTAAGTGGCACTTTTTTCGAGAGCTACCAATAACTTGTAGAGGATTCCCTTCTGGCCCAAACTTTACGTTGAACCGGTGATGTTAGACTACACAGAAGTAAGGTGCATGCGAACCAATTGGTTAGTCGGCTGGTAAAAGAAGATTTCAtggaaaagatcaaaattattTCCTATATGCTTTCACCTTTTATCAGGAAGGTTATTGTATTTCATTTCAGTTTTATCAATATTTCTTTGTAATCCAAGACTGTGAAAAAGATAATTTCTTTTACATTCTGTCTCTCATTCTAACAAAATACTGATAAAGTAATGATTATACTCCAAAATTCGACTGTGAGCATCTCATTTTTAAATCAacggaccttgccaagacccgcctagAATCTCGTCAGGACTTGCTCGGTACCCGCCCGGAACTTGACTGGGACTCGTCCAGTACCCTCTCGGGACCGCACCAGGACCTGCTCGGGGCCTGACCGAACTTGAACGGGACCCGCCCGGACCTACCCAGAACTTGCTCGAGACTCGACCGGTacttgcccgggacccactTGGTACCTGACAGGGACTcgctcgggacttgactaggacatgcctgggacttgaccaagacctaCCCGGGCCCCGCCAAGGACCCACNNNNNNNNNNNNNNNNNNNNNNNNNNNNNNNNNNNNNNNNNNNNNNNNNNNNNNNNNNNNNNNNNNNNNNNNNNNNNNNNNNNNNNNNNNNNNNNNNNNNNNNNNNNNNNNNNNNNNNNNNNNNNNNNNNNNNNNNNNNNNNNNNNNNNNNNNNNNNNNNNNNNNNNNNNNNNNNNNNNNNNNNNNNNNNNNNNNNNNNNNNNNNNNNNNNNNNNNNNNNNNNNNNNNNNNNNNNNNNNNNNNNNNNNNNNNNNNNNNNNNNNNNNNNNNNNNNNNNNNNNNNNNNNNNNNNNNNNNNNNNNNNNNNNNNNNNNNNNNNNNNNNNNNNNNNNNNNNNNNNNNNNNNNNNNNNNNNNNNNNNNNNNNNNNNNNNNNNNNNNNNNNNNNNNNNNNNNNNNNNNNNNNNNNNNNNNNNNNNNNNNNNNNNNNNNNNNNNNNNNNNNNNNNNNNNNNNNNNNNNNNNNNNNNNNNNNNNNNNNNNNNNNNNNNNNNNNNNNNNNNNNNNNNNNNNNNNNNNNNNNNNNNNNNNNNNNNNNNNNNNNNNNNNNNNNNNNNNNNNNNNNNNNNNNNNNNNNNNNNNNNNNNNNNNNNNNNNNNNNNNNNNNNtttttttttttttttttttctggtaatttaagtgtattagattacaaaaatcatccataCAGAATATTTTGCActttaaaatactaaagaacattaacaaacataacagattaatgtcaaccttacaattaaaactaacaaaatcaactaaaatgctaaagaacattaaacaaacataacaaattaatcCCAACAGTACAATCATTCATacagaatcaactaaaatgttaaagaacattaaacaaatataacatattaatctccacctcacaattccatacataatcaactaacataatcaactaaaattttaaaaaatagttattaatgataatatcatatatatatatttcttatatgtttttatattaatatatacatatattatatatataatatatatagacatatgcataaataaataaataagaaacaaaggtatataatatatttgttattattgagtaaatgagtaatgttgattatatattgttatttgttacttgataaaaaatatacgagtcgagcctaataagcgaggagagccttatacgagccgagctcacgagcttagccgagtcgagccaagattgcttcgtttaatatttgaaccaggatttgtgttcacgaagcgcttcatttaatattcgagtcgagcacgagccgagcttatgcgagccgagcccgagcttgctcgcgagacgcttcgctcacttaacagccctatatACGTGTCATTACACATTCGTCCTCGGCGCCAACGAGTCCTATAGACAACAGACGTTTTCCCTTTAGTCAGCACTCGACGATTGTGGTTTTAATGTGCCAGAGCATGGATCGCGTGATTCTCACGAGCTTTTGTGTGAGCCTGCCACCGCTGtttgtggttttttattttttgtttgtttatgttgttcTAGCTTTCAAAGTCGAGACACAAACTTACGTGGTTCGACAATGTGCCTATGTCCACAGGAGacagtgcggctatattttactattcaatgatttagggttacaacataacatatttatagaaaaaccctaattgtaagtattttgaaaaatcccaaaatacctcccacaacttatttgtccctaGGCCCACATAAATTAGTTACACCCCATAGCCCAATAGTAGAATATGAGctacttgttccaacaatctccaccttggcgagtattcacctctttgaagataatcaagtattaGGCCTCTACCTATAACTAATAGGTTTGGGGATGCCGTCTCCTCTCCTTTCTAGCACttggagacatttgtcaagtctaagcaatgcttgaacttgtctgTGGTAATAAACTTCGTCAACAGGTCCGCTGCATTCTCAGAAGTgtgaatcttctcaagtaagAATTACCTGTAGCAACCAATTCTCTGgtcttgtgaaacctcacatcaatgtgcttgGTTATCGCATGATACTCCTGGTTCTTTGCCAAATAAATGGCATTCTGACTGTCACAATACAACGGAACTCCACCTTGCTAAATACCAAGCTCCCTGACTAACCCTgtgagccacaaagcttccGTTGCAACCTCAGCCACCGCCATGTACTCTGCCTCAATCGTGGACATCGCAACCGTGGAGTGATTCATAGACCTTCAACATATGGGTCCTCCTACAAGAGTGAACATATAACCTGTGGTCAATCTCCTGTCATCCAAGTCCCCTGCATAATCTGCATCTACATATCCCACAACTGATAAATCACTCTTCTGTCTGACAAAAGTGATGTCATGGTCTGTAGTGcctttcaagtatctgaaaatccatttaACTGCATCCATGTGCTGTCTCCCCAGATTTGCCATGTATTTGCTCACCACACTCATTGCTTGAGCCAAATTTGGCCTGGTAGATACCATAacatacatcagacaccccactGCACTGGCATATGAgaccttagacatgtcttcAGCTTCTTCAACTGTCTTTGGACATTGTGAGGTAGACAAACGAAAATGATTCCCCAAAGGTGTACTCATCAATTTCACATTCTCCATGCTAAACatctccaacaccttcttcacatagccggcttgaaacaattaaaaagactaaattattcttgaattttcattttttttttttaatttgtaattttaaattaatggtaaatttggaattttataaaatttttaggggtataaaggttatttcatcacttttaatatcaagaAACTAAAGGGTGATATATATTgcttcaaattgaaagtttggggtgtaaatttaattgagaggttttaaaatttgtggGATCTTTTCAAATCGCGTGGTAGTTCAAGGATCCTTAATTTGTGAAGTCTCTccaatttcttacaaattgactagttttagtagtttaaaattgacatgcaattaaaaaaacatatgtgaaaagtatatactattaaaaaaatat
This genomic interval from Corylus avellana chromosome ca3, CavTom2PMs-1.0 contains the following:
- the LOC132174186 gene encoding ankyrin repeat-containing protein BDA1-like, which encodes MDQSLRDVAQQGNIDALYALIRMDVKVLDRIDELPFVESPLHVAAFAGHTRFASEIMRLKQSFSKKPNEDGFTPVHLALQNNQTEVVRQLLDVDEDLVRVQGKEGVTPLHYVAQTGNLVLLAEFLNVCPKSIKNVTIRRDTAFHIALKNNQVDAFNILMNWYERTRFNDKLASHNKQDKDALLSGVGDLLNSKDEEGNTLLHVAVSQNQLQVVERLLNSDGVTINSENLEGCTIWQGQRPISREMEHMLHEAREVLRLSPSRRAITHEVYLRYNFDRDFQTFMLRLQMRLPNELRSILLVVAVLYLTINFQLVLTPPGGLWQDNCDPQHNPVGNCTVPHQAGKLLYNNGPINRTPPME